In Candidatus Zixiibacteriota bacterium, a single genomic region encodes these proteins:
- a CDS encoding ATP-binding cassette domain-containing protein has protein sequence MNLLYSLKNINLRYPCIGSLPDDDNKSILALDNLSLDIFENEHLVIQGSNGSGKSSLAGLLAGIAQNISGEIYYKEHKIETYSRQAFENVALVIQEPQNQLLMPTVAKELSFPLENRGYERQAIERKIAEMAELFDLKKLLRQNTDELSGGQTTALAIASAMITDPETIILDEPDSHLDSKAKKVIHEFINQYRDMKTIIIITQFPESARGADRLIILNQGRLADDSKPDDIMANDRIITANQPAALKPISIPKENTKIKYDNSDKVILTLNDISFAYMENKPVLNKISLSIHQNEKVALIGPSGSGKTTLGLIMAGLLQPDSGAVKAGDITLDEFPPGSLRQLVTMALQFPERAFIEETVESDIAFGPQNMGYADISKIVENKLTAFQIGKLRQQHPLTLSGGEKRKAALAGILAMESEITILDEPSAALDPASTNKLINLLNSNNDKTFIVISHDIKFIAKTCSRVIGLNHGSIVYDIPAADFFDNRDLFFSSDFQ, from the coding sequence ATGAATCTGCTTTACTCGCTAAAAAATATCAACCTGAGATATCCCTGCATTGGCAGTTTGCCCGATGATGACAACAAGTCAATACTGGCATTAGATAACCTGTCGTTAGATATATTCGAAAACGAGCACTTGGTTATTCAGGGTTCGAATGGCAGCGGCAAATCAAGTTTAGCCGGATTATTGGCGGGAATTGCGCAGAATATAAGCGGCGAAATTTATTACAAAGAACATAAAATCGAAACATACAGCCGCCAGGCTTTTGAAAATGTTGCCCTTGTTATTCAAGAACCTCAAAACCAGCTTTTGATGCCGACAGTTGCTAAGGAATTATCTTTCCCGCTTGAAAACAGAGGATATGAACGTCAGGCTATTGAACGCAAAATAGCCGAGATGGCTGAACTTTTCGATTTAAAAAAGCTTCTGCGGCAAAACACCGATGAGCTTTCGGGAGGCCAAACAACTGCGTTAGCTATCGCCTCAGCCATGATAACTGATCCGGAAACGATTATTCTCGATGAGCCCGATTCACATCTGGACAGCAAAGCCAAAAAAGTCATACATGAATTTATCAATCAGTATCGCGATATGAAAACAATCATTATCATCACTCAATTCCCGGAATCGGCGCGCGGCGCAGACCGTCTGATTATCCTCAATCAAGGGCGGTTGGCAGATGACAGCAAACCCGATGACATTATGGCTAACGACAGGATTATTACTGCAAACCAACCTGCCGCCTTAAAACCAATTTCAATACCAAAGGAAAATACGAAAATTAAATATGACAATTCGGATAAAGTTATCTTGACACTAAATGACATATCTTTTGCTTACATGGAAAACAAACCCGTATTGAATAAAATCAGCTTGAGTATCCATCAAAATGAAAAAGTCGCTTTGATTGGTCCCTCTGGTTCGGGAAAAACAACTTTGGGATTAATCATGGCCGGATTATTACAGCCGGATAGCGGCGCTGTTAAAGCTGGCGATATCACACTGGATGAATTCCCGCCCGGTTCTCTCAGACAGCTTGTAACAATGGCATTGCAGTTTCCCGAACGCGCTTTTATTGAGGAAACAGTCGAAAGCGATATAGCGTTCGGTCCCCAAAATATGGGATATGCTGATATTAGTAAAATAGTTGAAAACAAACTAACGGCTTTCCAAATAGGCAAATTGCGGCAGCAGCATCCGCTTACATTATCCGGCGGCGAAAAACGCAAAGCGGCGCTGGCCGGCATATTGGCAATGGAATCCGAGATTACAATTCTCGATGAACCATCCGCCGCTTTAGACCCGGCATCGACGAACAAGCTGATAAACCTGTTAAATTCAAACAATGATAAAACCTTTATCGTTATCAGTCACGATATTAAATTTATAGCGAAAACGTGCAGCCGGGTAATCGGTTTAAATCATGGCTCAATAGTATATGATATTCCGGCTGCAGATTTTTTCGATAATAGAGATTTATTTTTCAGTTCGGATTTTCAATAA
- a CDS encoding helix-turn-helix transcriptional regulator, with product MSSNIIKILANKQWSQRKLAGASGLDPVYINRIINEKRDVRISTARKLAKALDCTIDDLFPVVELPENTSDKMPVEKLEII from the coding sequence ATGAGTTCAAATATTATCAAGATTTTAGCGAATAAGCAGTGGAGCCAGCGTAAACTTGCCGGAGCCAGCGGACTTGATCCTGTTTACATCAACAGGATTATCAATGAAAAAAGGGATGTTAGAATCAGTACCGCCAGAAAATTAGCAAAGGCTTTAGACTGCACCATTGATGACCTGTTTCCAGTCGTCGAATTGCCGGAAAATACAAGCGATAAAATGCCTGTTGAAAAGCTTGAAATTATCTAA